One part of the Sphingobacterium sp. LZ7M1 genome encodes these proteins:
- the rpmA gene encoding 50S ribosomal protein L27 encodes MAHKKGAGSSKNGRESHSKRLGIKIFGGQQAIAGNIIVRQRGTQHNPDANVGIGKDHTLYALIDGTVVFRKKANNKSYVSVLPVEENN; translated from the coding sequence ATGGCACACAAAAAAGGTGCGGGTAGTTCCAAGAACGGCCGTGAGTCACACAGTAAGAGATTAGGTATCAAAATTTTCGGTGGTCAACAAGCTATCGCTGGTAACATCATCGTACGTCAACGTGGTACTCAGCACAATCCTGATGCTAACGTTGGTATCGGTAAAGATCATACCTTATACGCTTTAATCGACGGTACAGTAGTTTTCCGTAAAAAAGCAAACAACAAATCTTACGTTTCAGTTCTTCCAGTAGAAGAAAACAACTAA
- a CDS encoding MarR family winged helix-turn-helix transcriptional regulator has translation MPKIEELVKVKQFASPWHRATINIIYTNNWLNVMLEKRANAKQITLQQFNVLRVLRGQYPNPVTNNLLKERLLTKTPDISRLVDRIVSKGLVSREKNSVDKRAVDLLITDKGLELLEEIETDMMLDDVLPENITAEDCFKLSELLDKFRGLMNEVEY, from the coding sequence ATGCCGAAGATCGAAGAATTGGTTAAAGTAAAGCAATTCGCAAGTCCTTGGCATCGCGCTACGATCAATATTATTTACACAAACAACTGGTTGAACGTGATGCTGGAGAAGAGAGCGAATGCCAAACAAATCACCTTGCAACAGTTTAACGTGTTGCGCGTCTTACGCGGTCAGTATCCCAATCCTGTTACCAATAATTTGTTGAAGGAGAGGTTGCTAACCAAAACGCCTGATATCAGTAGGTTAGTTGATCGCATCGTAAGTAAGGGCCTAGTTTCTAGGGAAAAGAACAGCGTAGACAAGCGCGCAGTCGATCTATTGATCACCGACAAAGGCTTGGAGCTGCTAGAAGAAATCGAGACTGACATGATGCTGGATGATGTACTTCCAGAAAACATTACAGCCGAAGATTGCTTTAAGCTCAGTGAATTATTGGATAAGTTCAGAGGCCTGATGAATGAGGTCGAGTACTAA
- a CDS encoding DUF3857 domain-containing protein codes for MIRKIGFILTFLLLSQYDSFGQYEVSNIPKELLSRASATVREEHTTYDIKSPSEMIETGRRVITIHNSAGEDYNSITMSYDKSKQIKNIKVEVLDSDGKTVKKYSMKDFKDYSASDEGTMFTNTRIKHLSPSLPSFPYTVATEYEVRHNQTLAINSWRPDFAVDISVQKSSYEILADPNYTLRILKKNLKKEGKETIKGKQKSYYWDIENINAVRSEPYSPNRHETGMRVFVVPESFEYYKHAGKANDWKSYGDWLNSALLKDKRDLPAATAAKVKEICKDLKTDQEKAKALYEYLQKKTRYISVQVGIGGQEPFPASDVDRLGYGDCKALVNYMQSLLDVVNIPSYYCIVEAGNRKMNIEPEFANLIDGNHVILCLPFQNDTTWLECTNQDLPFGYLGDFTDDRLVLAMTENGGKILRTDSYPYDESLQHRKSIFKLNTDGKISGMIKTEFSGFQFENHFPNVKKIKDEQIKSLARQYDINRIQFKDIKYSINNNGKLSLTEDLNIEAENFAIKNNDNVTVFPNFLNRSASIPDIRNRMNVVRISRGYTDIDETEIELPENLSNNIIPINKKLEVPMGTYEFRVDIKDGKMICYRKLQLREGEYPVSSYADFSKFMLDVSITDGTKYNLALK; via the coding sequence ATGATCAGAAAAATAGGATTTATACTTACTTTCCTCCTGTTGAGCCAATATGATTCATTTGGCCAATACGAGGTTTCCAACATACCGAAGGAATTGCTGAGCCGTGCGTCGGCAACAGTCCGTGAGGAACATACCACTTACGATATCAAGAGCCCTAGCGAGATGATCGAAACAGGACGACGCGTGATTACCATCCATAACAGCGCTGGAGAAGACTACAACAGTATCACGATGTCTTATGACAAGTCCAAACAGATCAAGAACATCAAGGTAGAGGTCCTAGATTCGGATGGCAAGACTGTAAAGAAATATTCCATGAAGGATTTTAAGGACTATAGCGCTTCTGATGAGGGAACTATGTTCACTAACACCAGAATAAAGCACTTATCCCCTTCACTGCCTTCTTTTCCCTATACAGTAGCAACAGAGTATGAGGTTCGTCATAACCAAACACTGGCCATCAATTCTTGGCGCCCTGACTTTGCTGTTGACATCTCCGTTCAAAAGAGCAGTTATGAGATCTTGGCGGATCCCAACTACACCTTGAGGATCTTGAAAAAGAACCTCAAAAAAGAGGGCAAAGAAACCATTAAAGGGAAACAGAAATCTTACTATTGGGACATCGAGAATATCAATGCGGTTCGTTCCGAACCCTATAGCCCAAATAGACATGAGACTGGCATGCGCGTTTTTGTAGTTCCTGAATCTTTTGAATACTACAAACATGCCGGAAAAGCCAATGACTGGAAATCTTATGGAGACTGGCTGAACAGCGCCTTGCTAAAGGACAAAAGAGACTTGCCTGCAGCAACCGCAGCAAAGGTTAAGGAGATCTGCAAGGACCTAAAGACCGATCAGGAAAAAGCCAAGGCTCTCTACGAATATCTACAGAAAAAGACAAGGTATATTTCCGTTCAGGTTGGTATCGGTGGACAGGAACCTTTTCCGGCATCTGATGTAGACCGCTTAGGCTATGGCGATTGTAAGGCTTTGGTAAACTATATGCAATCATTATTGGATGTAGTCAATATCCCCTCCTACTATTGCATCGTGGAAGCGGGCAATCGAAAGATGAATATCGAACCTGAATTTGCAAACCTCATCGATGGAAACCATGTAATCCTTTGTCTACCGTTTCAAAATGATACCACCTGGCTGGAATGCACGAACCAAGATCTTCCATTTGGCTACCTAGGCGATTTTACCGATGACAGGCTGGTATTGGCCATGACCGAAAATGGTGGTAAGATCTTAAGGACTGACAGCTATCCCTATGATGAGAGCCTACAACATAGAAAAAGTATCTTTAAGCTGAATACCGATGGAAAGATAAGCGGAATGATCAAAACTGAATTTTCAGGCTTCCAGTTTGAAAATCACTTCCCTAACGTAAAGAAGATCAAGGATGAGCAGATCAAATCGCTAGCTAGGCAATATGACATCAACCGTATCCAATTCAAGGACATTAAGTATAGTATTAACAACAATGGCAAGCTTTCGCTTACTGAGGACCTAAATATTGAAGCTGAGAACTTTGCTATCAAGAACAATGACAACGTCACGGTATTTCCGAACTTCCTGAACCGTAGCGCTTCGATCCCTGACATTCGAAACAGGATGAACGTCGTTCGGATCTCAAGGGGCTATACCGATATCGACGAGACAGAAATCGAATTACCGGAGAATCTTTCAAACAATATTATCCCGATCAACAAAAAGTTAGAAGTCCCCATGGGTACTTATGAGTTTCGTGTGGATATCAAGGACGGCAAGATGATATGCTATAGAAAGCTGCAACTCCGTGAAGGTGAATACCCTGTATCGAGCTATGCGGATTTCAGCAAGTTCATGTTGGATGTATCCATCACGGACGGCACAAAATATAATTTAGCATTGAAATAG
- a CDS encoding FeoA family protein — protein MPQKISLDKLKIGDLAKINTIQSTEIPAKFYELGFYPGSIVEIKHKAPLSGPICVNVIENNALIAIRKSEAKLITAELI, from the coding sequence ATGCCGCAAAAAATTAGCCTTGATAAATTAAAAATCGGAGACCTTGCCAAGATTAATACCATACAGTCCACAGAAATTCCTGCAAAATTCTATGAATTAGGCTTTTACCCTGGTTCCATTGTTGAAATAAAACATAAAGCTCCGCTTAGTGGACCTATCTGTGTCAACGTCATTGAAAACAATGCCCTTATCGCCATCCGTAAATCCGAAGCCAAACTTATCACTGCAGAATTAATCTAA
- the glmM gene encoding phosphoglucosamine mutase — translation MALIKSISGIRGTIGGRPGDNLTPVDIVKFTAAYGKIITENAENKTIVVGRDARISGEMVSNLVIGTLQSIGVNVIDLGLSTTPTVEIAVPKLKAAGGIILTASHNPGQWNALKLLNEKGEFIDDAKGKEVLELGESLNFDFAEVDQLGSVTKDDSFLQKHIEDVLALEFVDVEAIKKANFKVAVDAVNSTGGTFIPELFKALGVETVYKIHCEPNGQFPHNPEPLKEHLTDLSQAVLDNKADLGIAVDPDVDRLVFMMENGELFGEEYTLVAVSDFILGQKKGNTVSNLSSTRALRDVTEKHGGQYFAAAVGEVNVVTKMKEVDAVIGGEGNGGVIYPASHYGRDSLVGVALFLTHLAKLGKKVTEYRAELPQYYMSKNKITLTPDLDIDNLLAKMQAKYAHEQHSTIDGLKIDFPNEWVHLRKSNTEPIIRIYSEGPTAEAAEAIAQKIMNEIQEIVG, via the coding sequence ATGGCTTTAATAAAATCTATTTCAGGAATTAGGGGAACAATAGGCGGAAGACCTGGAGATAACCTAACACCTGTTGATATTGTGAAATTTACTGCTGCTTACGGAAAGATCATTACAGAAAATGCAGAGAACAAGACTATTGTCGTAGGCCGAGATGCCCGTATCTCTGGAGAGATGGTTTCTAATCTAGTGATTGGGACCTTGCAGAGTATTGGGGTTAATGTAATCGACCTAGGCTTGTCAACTACACCAACAGTTGAGATTGCAGTGCCTAAGTTAAAGGCTGCTGGTGGGATTATCCTAACGGCTTCCCATAACCCTGGACAATGGAATGCACTGAAACTGTTGAACGAGAAGGGTGAATTTATTGATGATGCCAAAGGTAAAGAGGTTTTGGAGTTGGGAGAGAGCCTGAATTTTGATTTTGCTGAGGTAGACCAGTTGGGCTCTGTTACTAAAGACGATTCGTTTTTACAGAAACATATAGAAGATGTATTGGCGTTGGAATTCGTGGATGTGGAAGCGATCAAAAAAGCCAACTTTAAAGTTGCAGTTGATGCAGTGAACAGTACAGGAGGTACCTTTATCCCTGAGCTGTTCAAAGCTTTAGGTGTGGAGACGGTTTATAAGATTCACTGTGAGCCTAATGGGCAATTCCCGCATAACCCTGAACCTTTGAAAGAGCATTTAACTGATCTTTCCCAAGCTGTGCTTGACAACAAGGCTGATCTGGGTATTGCTGTTGACCCTGATGTGGACCGCTTGGTTTTCATGATGGAAAACGGTGAGCTTTTCGGTGAGGAATATACCCTGGTGGCTGTTTCAGATTTTATCTTGGGACAGAAAAAAGGAAATACAGTCTCTAACCTTTCATCTACCCGTGCATTGAGAGATGTTACGGAGAAACATGGAGGACAATATTTTGCGGCTGCAGTAGGTGAAGTGAATGTGGTGACCAAGATGAAGGAAGTAGATGCGGTAATCGGTGGCGAGGGTAATGGTGGTGTGATCTATCCGGCATCTCACTATGGTCGTGATTCATTGGTTGGGGTTGCATTGTTCTTGACGCATTTAGCAAAATTGGGTAAGAAGGTAACGGAATACCGTGCTGAGCTTCCGCAGTACTATATGTCAAAAAATAAGATTACGCTTACTCCTGATTTGGATATCGATAATCTGTTGGCGAAAATGCAAGCAAAATATGCCCACGAACAACATTCTACAATTGATGGACTGAAGATAGATTTCCCGAATGAGTGGGTTCACCTTCGTAAATCCAATACCGAGCCTATCATTCGTATCTATTCGGAAGGCCCAACGGCAGAAGCTGCCGAGGCAATCGCTCAAAAAATAATGAACGAGATCCAAGAGATCGTAGGATAA
- the rplU gene encoding 50S ribosomal protein L21 yields the protein MYAIVNIAGQQFKVAKDQYLFVHRLQGDEGASIEFDNVLLAEDGGKFTVGTPSISGAKVSATILSHLKGEKVIVFKKKRRKGYKKKNGHRQHFTKIQITGISL from the coding sequence ATGTACGCAATAGTAAATATAGCAGGACAGCAATTTAAGGTTGCAAAAGACCAGTACCTTTTTGTACACCGTTTACAAGGAGACGAGGGCGCTAGTATTGAATTTGACAATGTATTGTTAGCAGAAGACGGTGGTAAGTTTACTGTAGGTACGCCAAGTATCTCAGGTGCTAAAGTTTCAGCTACTATTTTGTCACATTTGAAGGGTGAAAAAGTTATCGTTTTCAAGAAAAAACGTCGTAAAGGCTACAAAAAGAAAAACGGTCACCGTCAACACTTCACTAAAATCCAGATCACTGGTATCAGTTTATAA
- a CDS encoding DUF3857 and transglutaminase domain-containing protein — MKSMLLGLCMVCVCLLGKAQDNPLPKLDLALFSTDHKQNDTSAHAIVLFEHGRTELEYSESDRALMVVHNVHVRIKILDKEGASSANINIPLYKYGSDMEYVRDLKGRTHNFENGKLVTDDLKKEAIFTDKASQYRHELKFTLPNIKDNSIIEYSYRLSSPGVRTFRTWYFQSDLPKLHSEYVAVIPATFVYNTNLKGYLPLSDQKSTVLNKHFLLGGDRQDCSKMTYIMKDVPAFKEEDYMLAPINYISSINYELRTYLDPTGPHTNYAKNWSDIDQDLMLEKEFGGQIKNKGAFKDIMPGILASKENKLDKAKAIYYYIQKNITFNNVLGKFAEQGIKKALETKKGNIADINLGLVAGLNAADIEAYPVIISTRNNGIPNFLFPAMTDFNAVICMAKIDGKDYLLDASEKFLPFGELPMSSINDRGRVIFSRSNSDWVPLKNEISSRKQYNILGKLDSTGKITGTIRIQYSGLDALYKRNEIDSYNSFEEYEEKQMEKVTSLRLLSSKVENIDDMEKPLVEQLEFEMDLRENFRPDAILLNPIIYERMSKNPFKLEERNYHVDFGAPRSETYNINISIPTGYTISNKPKDSAMSLPESTAKYTFRSLYDNNILMLQQTTMLNKAIFTPEEYFHLKEFFSRIIQQQMTDFQFKKI, encoded by the coding sequence ATGAAATCTATGTTGTTAGGCCTCTGCATGGTATGTGTATGCCTATTGGGGAAAGCTCAAGACAATCCTTTACCAAAATTGGACTTGGCATTATTCTCTACTGACCACAAGCAGAACGATACTTCGGCACATGCAATTGTATTATTTGAACATGGGAGAACTGAACTGGAGTACAGCGAAAGCGACCGAGCCTTGATGGTGGTCCACAACGTGCATGTTCGGATCAAGATCTTGGACAAAGAGGGTGCTAGTTCAGCCAATATCAATATCCCACTCTATAAGTATGGGTCTGATATGGAATATGTGCGGGACCTCAAAGGTAGAACCCATAATTTTGAAAACGGCAAACTCGTAACAGATGACCTGAAGAAAGAAGCCATCTTCACCGATAAAGCCTCCCAATATAGACATGAATTAAAATTCACCCTTCCCAATATTAAAGACAACTCCATTATTGAATATTCTTACAGACTATCATCTCCAGGTGTAAGAACCTTCAGGACTTGGTACTTCCAATCGGATCTGCCAAAGCTGCATAGTGAATATGTTGCAGTTATTCCCGCAACATTTGTCTATAACACTAACTTGAAAGGCTATTTGCCGTTATCGGACCAGAAATCTACGGTTTTGAACAAGCATTTCCTTTTGGGTGGTGATAGACAGGATTGTTCGAAAATGACATATATCATGAAGGATGTTCCAGCTTTCAAGGAAGAAGATTATATGTTGGCTCCTATCAACTATATTTCGTCGATCAACTATGAGCTCAGGACTTACCTCGACCCAACTGGACCGCATACCAATTATGCAAAAAACTGGTCCGATATCGACCAAGACCTGATGTTGGAAAAAGAATTTGGTGGACAGATTAAAAATAAAGGGGCTTTTAAGGATATAATGCCTGGGATATTGGCAAGCAAAGAAAACAAATTGGACAAGGCTAAGGCCATTTACTATTATATCCAGAAAAACATTACGTTCAATAATGTCTTGGGAAAATTTGCTGAACAAGGAATAAAAAAAGCCTTAGAAACTAAAAAAGGCAATATTGCTGATATTAACCTCGGCTTGGTAGCGGGATTGAATGCTGCTGATATTGAGGCTTACCCTGTCATAATCTCTACCCGTAACAATGGTATCCCAAACTTTCTGTTCCCTGCGATGACGGATTTCAACGCAGTTATCTGCATGGCTAAGATTGATGGAAAGGATTACCTTTTGGATGCCTCTGAAAAGTTCCTTCCGTTCGGTGAACTGCCCATGAGCTCCATCAATGACCGCGGTAGGGTTATATTTTCGAGAAGCAATTCGGATTGGGTTCCGTTAAAGAATGAAATATCCTCGAGGAAACAGTATAATATTCTTGGAAAATTGGACAGTACGGGCAAGATTACAGGAACTATCCGTATTCAGTACTCAGGATTGGACGCTCTTTATAAGAGAAATGAGATAGACAGTTATAATAGCTTTGAAGAATATGAGGAAAAACAGATGGAAAAAGTTACCTCCCTAAGGCTATTGAGCTCCAAAGTGGAAAATATTGATGACATGGAAAAACCTCTTGTTGAACAGTTGGAATTTGAAATGGACCTAAGGGAAAACTTTAGACCTGATGCGATCCTCTTGAATCCGATAATCTACGAGAGAATGAGCAAAAACCCGTTCAAACTGGAGGAAAGAAATTACCACGTGGATTTTGGCGCGCCAAGAAGCGAGACTTACAATATCAATATCAGCATTCCAACTGGTTATACCATTTCAAACAAACCTAAGGATTCTGCCATGTCCTTACCGGAAAGCACAGCTAAATACACCTTCAGGTCCTTGTATGACAACAACATTTTGATGTTGCAGCAAACAACCATGTTGAACAAGGCCATTTTCACTCCCGAGGAATATTTTCACCTGAAAGAATTCTTCTCTAGGATCATCCAACAACAAATGACTGATTTTCAATTCAAGAAGATATGA
- a CDS encoding phosphatase PAP2 family protein gives MLEKIIHFDQDLFLLINQGLSNIVFDWLLPILRNPYTWSPLYLFLIIFFIKHYGKTGILIVACTLATFGISDGASSHLIKKSVKRVRPCNDVVFKNQVNLRARCGSGFSFTSSHATNHFAMAFFWIVLFRRKWKHTLWLCILWAASISFSQIYVGVHYPLDILCGAILGTLIGLGTGYLFKRFYPQFFEPKPIPTTTAA, from the coding sequence ATGTTAGAGAAAATAATCCATTTCGATCAAGATTTATTTCTATTAATCAACCAGGGCTTGAGCAACATTGTTTTCGACTGGTTACTGCCTATCTTACGTAATCCTTACACTTGGTCCCCACTTTATTTATTTTTAATCATCTTTTTCATCAAACATTACGGCAAGACCGGAATTTTGATCGTTGCCTGTACATTGGCAACTTTTGGGATTTCAGATGGTGCCTCTTCGCATTTGATCAAAAAATCGGTTAAACGAGTTAGGCCCTGTAATGATGTAGTATTCAAAAACCAGGTTAATTTGCGCGCTCGCTGTGGCTCTGGGTTTAGCTTCACCTCTTCCCATGCCACAAACCACTTCGCGATGGCGTTCTTCTGGATTGTATTATTTCGTCGCAAATGGAAACATACCTTATGGCTATGTATCCTTTGGGCGGCTTCCATATCCTTTTCTCAGATCTATGTCGGAGTTCACTACCCCTTGGATATCCTCTGCGGGGCCATCCTGGGGACACTCATAGGTTTAGGGACTGGCTATTTATTCAAAAGGTTTTATCCTCAGTTTTTTGAACCCAAACCCATTCCAACAACAACAGCTGCATGA
- a CDS encoding ZIP family metal transporter: MSSFLIVSILFFSALLSGIAVFFVKRDNTQLLKLVLSFSGAYLFAITVLHLIPEVYHSNQTPGEIIGLYILGGFLFQLVLEHFSQGIEHGHIHHSNDGHNHQAFPIAILISLCLHAFLEGFPLASGHRNELVFGIAIHHIPAAFALGSLLIGTRLKKATIIVFIAIFAAMTPLGFVTSKGISAGEIGNIAQYFDKIMAVVIGIFLHISTTILFESGSADHHTFNKKKMLAVLLGVLVSMANFLFEGHDHSHHNHGTTDQTEESHDHDHHDHDHSDHEH; this comes from the coding sequence ATGAGTAGTTTCTTGATCGTATCCATCCTATTTTTCTCCGCATTACTAAGTGGTATTGCTGTATTTTTTGTCAAAAGAGACAATACCCAGTTATTGAAACTGGTCCTTTCCTTCAGTGGTGCATATTTATTTGCCATAACCGTATTGCACTTGATACCTGAAGTGTACCACAGCAATCAGACTCCTGGGGAAATCATTGGACTGTATATCTTAGGGGGATTCCTATTTCAGTTAGTTCTGGAGCATTTTTCACAGGGTATTGAGCACGGTCATATCCACCATAGCAACGATGGGCATAACCATCAGGCATTTCCCATTGCTATCCTGATCAGTCTATGTCTGCATGCCTTCCTAGAGGGATTCCCATTGGCTTCAGGACACCGAAATGAACTGGTCTTTGGTATCGCTATCCACCATATCCCAGCTGCCTTCGCATTGGGAAGCTTATTGATCGGAACAAGGCTAAAGAAAGCCACCATCATCGTATTTATCGCCATCTTTGCAGCTATGACCCCACTGGGATTCGTAACGAGCAAAGGGATCAGTGCTGGTGAAATCGGAAACATAGCACAGTATTTCGACAAGATTATGGCGGTTGTGATCGGTATTTTCTTGCACATCTCGACCACTATCCTGTTCGAATCAGGATCGGCAGATCATCATACCTTCAACAAGAAAAAGATGTTGGCAGTGTTATTAGGTGTTTTGGTTTCCATGGCCAACTTCTTATTTGAAGGTCATGACCACTCTCATCATAACCATGGTACTACAGATCAAACTGAAGAATCCCACGATCATGATCATCATGACCATGACCATTCAGATCATGAACATTAG
- a CDS encoding RNA polymerase sigma factor yields the protein MKIKEKEFLLVIEQHKGILYKLSKIYMDDEFDREDLYQEMLYQLWKSYENFKGQSKFSTWMYRVALNTALVFVKKDKKSPKTESLIEDLDVVDHSDHSVKEERLTYFYRAVKELNEVEKALIFLFLEGFSHREIGGQLGISEGNARVKLNRTKDKLQEIIKKQGYEF from the coding sequence TTGAAAATTAAAGAAAAGGAATTTTTATTAGTTATTGAACAGCACAAAGGCATCCTATATAAACTCTCTAAGATTTATATGGACGATGAATTTGATAGGGAGGACCTCTATCAGGAAATGCTGTATCAGCTATGGAAATCCTATGAAAACTTTAAAGGACAGAGCAAATTTTCTACATGGATGTACCGTGTGGCCTTAAATACGGCATTGGTCTTTGTGAAGAAGGACAAAAAGTCCCCAAAGACGGAAAGTCTGATCGAGGATCTTGATGTTGTGGATCATTCTGATCATTCAGTGAAAGAAGAGCGCTTAACTTATTTCTATAGAGCGGTCAAAGAGCTCAATGAAGTGGAAAAGGCCTTGATCTTTCTTTTCTTGGAAGGGTTTTCCCATCGCGAAATTGGGGGTCAGTTGGGGATCTCAGAGGGAAATGCACGGGTGAAGCTGAATAGGACCAAAGATAAATTACAGGAAATCATTAAAAAACAAGGATATGAATTTTGA
- the feoB gene encoding ferrous iron transport protein B encodes MKDPNIVLLGNPNVGKTSLFNRLTKLNQKVGNYPGITVEKREGTLKANSKTYHIIDLPGTYTLFPNSLDEEIVFKILSQRENKLSPDLTVVVAEPSTLKRGIILYQQARELGLPAIFVINMIDEVESKGVTIDFHKLEAYLKTKIYQTNARTGKGLEKLISSLDEKPSFYQGTFQIPEKYSKALNEAKKLFPLATEYLTWQYLAQENVSYLPVDQQEELAAIRAKHQLDPHEMQKTESLFRQDQISLELDKILIKSKNQTLDTTSKIDRILLHPVLGYIIFFGLLLLIFQAIFSWSGPLMDWIDGSFGDLTAYLSTVLPEGPLSSLFIEGIVAGIGGIVIFLPQIVILFLFLSLMEESGYMSRVVFIMDRWLRPFGLNGKSVIPLMSGAACAIPAVMSARNIENPKERLLTILVTPFMTCSARLPIYIVIIGLIIPETTYLGFNVQGITLFFMYILGIVGALGSAWILNKVIKSVRSSFLIFELPTYKLPDWKNVLTNVWDKASGFLIEAGKIILMISIVLWVFGNFGPNQKFYNAEEIVQQNNPNLTGAELEQEVGSYKLEHSFLGYIGMGIEPIVRPLGYDWKMGIGLISSFAAREVFVGTMAVVYSMGPDVDIEDEAQKGSLLTRMRSEINSNTGKPAYNFASGISLLLFYAFAMQCMATIGVVRKETGSWKWTMIQTLFMTGLAYVAALIAYQILK; translated from the coding sequence ATGAAAGACCCGAATATTGTCCTTCTGGGAAACCCCAATGTTGGTAAAACCTCTCTGTTCAATAGACTTACTAAACTTAACCAAAAGGTTGGTAACTATCCAGGGATTACCGTAGAAAAACGAGAAGGAACATTAAAAGCAAATAGCAAGACTTATCATATCATTGACCTCCCTGGTACTTATACCCTATTTCCTAACTCTTTGGATGAGGAAATTGTTTTCAAAATCCTAAGCCAGCGAGAAAATAAACTCAGTCCTGACCTTACCGTGGTGGTGGCAGAACCCTCAACACTAAAAAGAGGGATCATCCTGTACCAACAAGCGCGTGAACTGGGACTTCCAGCCATCTTCGTAATCAATATGATCGATGAAGTGGAAAGTAAGGGTGTAACCATCGACTTCCATAAATTGGAAGCCTATCTGAAAACCAAAATCTATCAAACGAATGCCCGTACCGGTAAAGGACTGGAAAAACTGATCAGTTCCCTGGATGAAAAACCATCCTTCTACCAAGGCACCTTCCAGATTCCGGAAAAATACAGCAAGGCACTCAACGAAGCCAAGAAACTTTTCCCTTTAGCAACAGAATATCTTACTTGGCAATATCTAGCTCAGGAAAACGTAAGTTACCTACCTGTAGACCAACAAGAAGAATTGGCAGCAATCCGTGCTAAACACCAATTGGATCCGCACGAGATGCAGAAGACAGAGTCGCTTTTCAGACAGGACCAAATCAGCCTGGAACTCGATAAGATCTTGATCAAATCCAAAAACCAAACCTTGGATACTACATCCAAGATCGACAGGATCTTATTGCACCCTGTACTTGGCTATATTATCTTTTTTGGTCTTTTGTTGTTGATTTTCCAGGCCATATTCAGTTGGTCCGGACCGTTAATGGACTGGATTGACGGCAGCTTCGGAGATCTAACGGCCTACCTATCCACGGTCCTTCCAGAGGGTCCATTATCTTCCCTGTTTATTGAAGGGATCGTAGCTGGTATTGGTGGTATCGTAATTTTTCTCCCACAGATTGTCATTCTATTCCTTTTCCTTTCCTTAATGGAAGAATCAGGCTATATGAGCCGTGTCGTATTCATTATGGACCGTTGGTTAAGACCATTCGGGTTGAACGGTAAATCGGTCATTCCATTAATGTCTGGAGCGGCATGTGCCATTCCGGCCGTTATGTCTGCCCGTAACATCGAAAACCCCAAAGAAAGGCTGTTGACCATCTTGGTAACTCCATTTATGACCTGTTCGGCACGTCTACCGATCTATATCGTTATCATCGGGCTGATCATTCCTGAGACTACCTATTTGGGCTTTAACGTGCAGGGAATCACCCTATTTTTCATGTATATCTTGGGGATTGTTGGCGCATTAGGTTCTGCATGGATCTTAAACAAAGTGATCAAGAGCGTACGTTCTTCCTTCCTGATCTTTGAATTACCGACATACAAACTACCAGATTGGAAAAATGTTCTAACCAATGTATGGGATAAGGCCTCTGGTTTCTTAATCGAAGCAGGTAAGATCATCTTGATGATTTCCATCGTATTATGGGTATTCGGAAACTTCGGACCGAACCAAAAATTCTACAATGCGGAAGAAATCGTGCAACAGAACAACCCTAACCTTACAGGTGCTGAGCTGGAACAAGAAGTTGGTTCATATAAATTGGAACACTCTTTCTTAGGTTACATCGGAATGGGAATCGAACCGATCGTAAGACCCTTAGGCTATGACTGGAAGATGGGAATCGGTCTGATTTCATCCTTCGCGGCACGCGAGGTCTTTGTCGGAACGATGGCCGTAGTGTACAGCATGGGACCCGATGTAGACATCGAAGATGAAGCCCAAAAGGGTTCCCTATTGACCCGAATGCGTTCGGAGATCAATAGCAACACCGGAAAACCTGCATACAATTTTGCATCAGGAATTTCGTTATTATTATTTTACGCATTTGCAATGCAATGTATGGCAACCATTGGTGTAGTTCGTAAAGAAACAGGTTCATGGAAATGGACCATGATCCAAACGTTGTTCATGACTGGCTTAGCCTATGTTGCGGCGCTGATTGCCTATCAAATCTTAAAGTAA